In Halorubellus sp. JP-L1, one DNA window encodes the following:
- a CDS encoding sulfatase-like hydrolase/transferase encodes MTRKLLVTVDSLRYDHFRHFPATRDYLEFEHDRAFSTFPETFGSFPAIIGGEYALQRGLKDGTSVARRVDGHKVGLTTNHLLSPKYGYDDAFDHFESPSASEEGIAGFVSDKLELGSTPYKVAAAAWNQFERARSKVVKLGKSFRRADDVIETFFEETAGHDDWFGWLHFMEPHHPYDPHSSPVSRDYANRVSRKAISHRVNGEEADLVRELYRRECEELDVELRRLWEGVPEDTEVVFLSDHGELLGEDGVWGHPGLLHPLLHHVPLATKNVDWDFGDVASLIDVPGMLVGEEHGLGRENREVAFALYGDRRAAMNRDGIVNYDPDADAGEDAYTARDLEGGDAQMDDELRDALESFDVDGGITRYDADEETLAELGYLE; translated from the coding sequence ATGACGCGAAAACTCCTCGTCACCGTCGACTCGCTGCGGTACGATCACTTCAGGCACTTCCCGGCGACGCGGGACTACCTCGAGTTCGAGCACGACCGCGCGTTCTCGACGTTCCCGGAGACGTTCGGGTCGTTCCCCGCGATAATCGGCGGTGAGTACGCGCTCCAGCGCGGCCTCAAAGACGGCACGAGCGTCGCGCGACGCGTCGACGGCCACAAGGTCGGCCTCACGACGAACCACTTGCTGTCGCCGAAGTACGGGTACGACGACGCGTTCGACCACTTCGAGTCGCCGAGCGCGAGCGAGGAGGGTATCGCGGGGTTCGTCTCGGACAAGCTCGAACTCGGCTCGACGCCGTACAAAGTCGCGGCGGCGGCCTGGAACCAGTTCGAGCGCGCTCGCTCGAAGGTCGTGAAGCTCGGGAAGTCCTTCCGCAGGGCTGACGACGTGATCGAGACGTTCTTCGAGGAGACCGCTGGCCACGACGACTGGTTCGGGTGGCTGCACTTCATGGAGCCCCATCACCCCTACGACCCGCACAGTTCGCCGGTGTCGCGGGATTACGCCAATCGCGTGAGTCGGAAGGCGATCTCGCATCGCGTGAACGGCGAGGAAGCGGACCTGGTCCGCGAGCTCTATCGGCGCGAGTGCGAGGAGCTCGACGTCGAGTTGCGGCGGCTCTGGGAGGGCGTCCCCGAGGACACCGAGGTCGTCTTCCTCTCCGACCACGGCGAACTGCTCGGCGAGGACGGCGTCTGGGGTCACCCCGGGCTCCTGCATCCGCTCCTGCATCACGTCCCGCTCGCGACGAAGAACGTCGACTGGGACTTCGGCGACGTCGCGAGCCTGATCGACGTCCCGGGCATGCTCGTCGGCGAAGAGCACGGCCTCGGGCGCGAGAACAGGGAGGTCGCGTTCGCGCTCTACGGCGACCGGCGGGCGGCGATGAACCGCGACGGCATCGTGAACTACGACCCCGACGCGGACGCCGGCGAAGACGCGTACACCGCGCGGGACCTGGAGGGGGGAGACGCCCAGATGGACGACGAACTCAGGGACGCGCTCGAGTCGTTCGACGTCGACGGCGGCATCACGCGGTACGACGCCGACGAGGAGACGCTCGCGGAACTCGGCTACCTCGAATGA
- a CDS encoding sulfatase: MNVALVTVDSLRADRIASRVMPETRAFADDAVEFTEAVANGPSTPASFPAIHASRYFASIDGLGIPPADAGGPIRTLAEVLSDAGYATAGYTDNQFASGAYHFDRGFDVLHDASSDGANVNEVKQFVQRNLDKDGAVFRTIERVYTRVDALFATAGGREFEHERADSLNERALEFVDARDGEDDEDWFAWLHYMDAHHPYEAPAEYQRRFLDDPRSVGECRRLSRKGTHHPEEVTDEEWETIRCLYDAECAYVDDQFRAFVDALEDRGVLDDTVVVFTADHGELVGEHGHAGHPPEFWEGVVRVPFIVHHPERSAATVDGQIRLVDTAPTLADVVGVDAHDDWEGASALELIDGDVDAREWAFGDVGRSVDYGRCCARRADGWKLLRHADDGELCFDVRATPDERPEDDRSDAPEYDALAAALDDHQDRMRRMREGAERGVDETDEMVTEHLEDLGYLE, from the coding sequence ATGAACGTTGCCCTCGTCACCGTCGACTCGCTGCGCGCCGACCGGATCGCGTCGAGGGTGATGCCGGAGACGCGCGCGTTCGCGGACGACGCCGTCGAGTTCACGGAGGCCGTCGCGAACGGGCCGTCGACGCCCGCGTCGTTCCCCGCCATCCACGCGAGCCGGTACTTCGCGAGCATCGACGGCCTGGGCATCCCGCCCGCGGACGCCGGCGGCCCGATCCGCACGCTCGCCGAAGTGCTCTCCGACGCGGGGTACGCGACCGCGGGGTACACGGACAACCAGTTCGCGAGCGGCGCGTATCACTTCGACCGCGGGTTCGACGTGCTGCACGACGCGAGCAGCGACGGCGCGAACGTGAACGAGGTCAAGCAGTTCGTGCAGCGGAACCTCGACAAGGACGGCGCCGTCTTCCGCACGATCGAGCGCGTCTACACCCGCGTGGACGCGCTGTTCGCGACGGCCGGCGGTCGCGAGTTCGAGCACGAGCGCGCGGACTCCCTGAACGAGCGCGCGCTCGAATTCGTCGACGCCCGCGACGGCGAAGACGACGAGGACTGGTTCGCGTGGCTGCACTACATGGACGCCCACCACCCCTACGAGGCGCCCGCGGAGTACCAGCGGCGATTCCTCGACGACCCCCGGAGCGTCGGGGAGTGCCGGCGGCTCTCCCGGAAGGGCACGCATCACCCCGAGGAGGTCACCGACGAGGAGTGGGAGACGATCCGCTGCCTGTACGACGCGGAGTGCGCGTACGTCGACGACCAGTTCCGGGCGTTCGTCGACGCGCTCGAGGACCGCGGCGTCCTCGACGACACCGTCGTCGTGTTCACCGCCGACCACGGCGAGCTCGTCGGCGAGCACGGGCACGCCGGCCATCCGCCCGAGTTCTGGGAGGGCGTCGTCCGCGTCCCGTTTATCGTGCACCATCCCGAGCGGTCGGCGGCGACCGTCGACGGCCAGATCCGCCTCGTCGACACCGCACCGACGCTCGCGGACGTCGTCGGCGTCGATGCACACGACGACTGGGAGGGCGCGAGCGCGCTCGAGCTCATCGACGGCGACGTCGACGCCCGCGAGTGGGCGTTCGGCGACGTCGGGCGGTCCGTCGACTACGGCCGATGCTGTGCGCGCCGCGCGGACGGCTGGAAGCTCCTCCGGCACGCGGACGACGGCGAGCTCTGCTTCGACGTTCGAGCCACTCCCGACGAACGCCCCGAGGACGACCGCTCCGACGCGCCCGAGTACGACGCGCTCGCCGCCGCGCTCGACGACCACCAGGACCGGATGCGGCGCATGCGCGAGGGCGCAGAACGGGGCGTCGACGAGACCGACGAGATGGTGACCGAGCACCTCGAGGACCTCGGCTACCTCGAGTAA
- a CDS encoding iron ABC transporter permease, with translation MASETAPSSRAATEREGFLGWVDGSLLALCAASVAIVVASGLVQVSFGSFDMTLAQAWGAVFDPNVLLNPDAWQAFVFGGEVPEMNRRSLIVWNIRLPRVFVAVLVGMNLAISGAIFQAVTRNELASPFILGVSSGAGLMILVTLVLLAGTTIAVPFLFGGFVLTPSALLPVIASIGGIAAFVVVYAIAWKNGTSPVRLVLAGVIVGTIAQSFQTTLFFFADDIGVVQSAIAWTTGSLTGTDWEQVRMALPWTIFAVGAALIGSRQLNVLLLGERTAKSLGMNVERMRFALSGVAVLAAAASIAVAGIVGFVGLVVPHVVRNVVGSDYRRLVVGCVFAGPALMVAADVGARLALSPVQIPVGIVTGLLGGPYFLYLMRRQDEMGEI, from the coding sequence ATGGCGAGCGAGACCGCTCCGTCCTCGCGCGCCGCGACGGAGCGCGAGGGCTTCCTCGGGTGGGTCGACGGGTCGCTGCTCGCGCTCTGTGCCGCGAGCGTCGCGATCGTCGTCGCGAGCGGGCTCGTGCAGGTGAGCTTCGGGTCGTTCGACATGACGCTCGCCCAGGCATGGGGGGCCGTGTTCGACCCGAACGTTCTCCTGAACCCGGACGCCTGGCAGGCTTTCGTGTTCGGTGGCGAGGTACCGGAGATGAACCGGCGGAGCCTCATCGTGTGGAACATCCGGCTGCCGCGCGTGTTCGTCGCCGTCCTCGTCGGCATGAACCTCGCCATCTCCGGCGCCATCTTCCAGGCGGTGACGCGCAACGAACTCGCGAGCCCGTTCATCCTCGGCGTCTCCTCCGGCGCCGGCCTGATGATCCTCGTCACGCTCGTCCTCCTCGCGGGCACGACCATCGCCGTCCCGTTCCTGTTCGGCGGGTTCGTACTCACGCCCTCGGCGCTCCTGCCGGTCATCGCCTCGATCGGCGGTATCGCGGCGTTCGTCGTCGTGTACGCGATCGCGTGGAAGAACGGCACGAGCCCGGTACGGCTCGTGCTCGCGGGCGTCATCGTCGGCACGATCGCGCAGTCGTTCCAGACGACGCTGTTCTTCTTCGCGGACGACATCGGCGTCGTCCAGTCCGCGATCGCGTGGACCACGGGGTCGCTCACGGGCACGGACTGGGAGCAGGTCCGGATGGCGCTCCCGTGGACGATCTTCGCGGTCGGCGCGGCCCTGATCGGATCGCGCCAGTTGAACGTCCTCTTGCTCGGCGAGCGCACCGCGAAGTCCCTCGGGATGAACGTCGAACGCATGCGGTTCGCGCTCTCGGGCGTCGCGGTGCTCGCGGCGGCGGCGAGCATCGCGGTCGCGGGCATCGTCGGGTTCGTCGGCCTCGTCGTCCCGCATGTCGTCCGGAACGTCGTCGGGAGCGACTACCGACGGCTCGTCGTCGGCTGCGTGTTCGCCGGGCCGGCGCTCATGGTGGCCGCGGACGTCGGCGCGCGCCTCGCACTCAGCCCCGTCCAGATTCCGGTCGGTATCGTCACCGGACTGCTCGGCGGACCGTACTTCCTTTACCTGATGCGACGACAGGACGAGATGGGTGAGATCTGA
- a CDS encoding sulfatase-like hydrolase/transferase: protein MLSGRYPHEHGGRMQSDPRNLAAEEFPTRPRESVPMLPDVLEAAGYDTAMFTAIPMAEKAAGDRFQRVSVTYTAADERVAAARDWMRGRDRWCCHLQLGDPHAPLDVPDEHRETFDVPAMDDLEDWRYRESTDGDDFEAYRDARVRAYDAAVRGADDALAALLDSLDDDTVVVCGDHGEAFWEHADLERRLNDDPRGYYGTDHGHSVLEPVARVPLWIRAPNVDQGCDDDVVSLTAVAPVVLDALDASVAGDLEPAPLDEARGTERALCEETAYGYNQRAVWVDDRKLVDVPATGTRLAFDVGDGAEGDPLEHVPEDLVDALEGYGDGVQGEDAIDVDDATRDRLEELGYLE from the coding sequence CTGCTCTCCGGGCGCTATCCGCACGAGCACGGCGGCCGGATGCAGTCGGACCCGCGGAACCTCGCCGCCGAGGAGTTCCCGACGCGACCGCGCGAATCCGTGCCGATGCTCCCGGACGTCCTAGAGGCCGCGGGGTACGACACGGCGATGTTCACCGCCATCCCGATGGCCGAGAAGGCCGCCGGCGACCGCTTCCAGCGCGTCTCCGTGACGTACACGGCCGCCGACGAGCGCGTCGCGGCCGCTCGCGACTGGATGCGCGGCCGCGACCGCTGGTGCTGTCACCTCCAGCTCGGCGACCCGCACGCGCCGCTCGACGTCCCGGACGAACACCGCGAGACGTTCGACGTCCCCGCGATGGACGACCTCGAGGACTGGCGATACCGCGAGTCCACCGACGGTGACGACTTCGAAGCGTACCGCGACGCTCGCGTCCGCGCGTACGATGCCGCCGTTAGGGGTGCTGACGACGCGCTCGCGGCGCTCCTCGATTCGCTCGACGACGACACCGTCGTCGTCTGCGGCGACCACGGCGAGGCGTTCTGGGAGCACGCCGACCTGGAACGCCGCCTGAACGACGACCCGCGCGGCTACTACGGGACCGACCACGGCCACAGCGTCCTCGAGCCGGTCGCGCGCGTCCCGCTGTGGATTCGCGCCCCGAACGTCGACCAGGGGTGCGACGACGACGTCGTCTCACTGACCGCGGTCGCCCCCGTCGTCCTCGACGCGCTCGACGCCAGCGTCGCGGGCGATCTCGAGCCCGCTCCACTCGACGAAGCCCGCGGGACTGAACGGGCGCTCTGCGAGGAGACTGCCTACGGGTACAACCAACGCGCGGTCTGGGTCGACGACCGCAAACTCGTCGACGTCCCCGCCACCGGCACGCGGCTCGCGTTCGACGTCGGCGACGGCGCCGAGGGCGACCCGCTCGAACACGTCCCCGAGGACCTCGTCGACGCACTCGAAGGGTACGGCGACGGCGTTCAGGGCGAGGACGCCATCGACGTCGACGACGCGACCCGCGACCGACTCGAGGAACTCGGGTACCTCGAATAG
- a CDS encoding glycosyltransferase: protein MTDGDAGALPALPDVDADDVLADRSVRIVHEGSWLHPGGAGRVAKALADAFDAPVTVGHTPEREFWDGYDVEFPFQERFHEGLSSKLFLNDAARPVSELLRAAGFRGLDFDEDVVISSGTAAKWWVPRHDQHHVHYCHVPPPRFYARPTDGVLDWASTTLVSVLDRHFADYCTGMLANSAFTRERVHRHYLRDRSGVPVVNPPIDVDRFRYAPADDEDPYFVMIGRLSEMKRAAVVADAFASADARLVLVGDGPLRKRVANRPNVTVHERLSDDDLADLVAGSVGGVAFAREEHCGMTPKEFQSAGKPVVVPDEPNLRNHVTDGVDGVVVPASTAGVRDGVERVLATDWDRERIQATAADWSHDAFREHARDAVARVVAADDA from the coding sequence ATGACCGACGGCGACGCCGGAGCCCTCCCAGCGCTCCCCGACGTCGACGCGGACGACGTCCTCGCGGACCGCTCGGTCAGAATCGTCCACGAGGGGTCGTGGCTGCATCCCGGCGGTGCGGGCAGGGTCGCGAAGGCGCTCGCGGACGCGTTCGACGCCCCCGTGACGGTCGGGCACACGCCCGAGCGCGAGTTCTGGGACGGCTACGACGTCGAGTTTCCCTTCCAGGAGCGCTTCCACGAGGGGCTCTCCTCGAAGCTGTTCCTGAACGACGCCGCGCGGCCCGTCTCGGAACTCCTTCGCGCCGCCGGTTTCCGCGGCCTCGACTTCGACGAGGACGTCGTGATCTCGAGCGGGACGGCCGCGAAGTGGTGGGTGCCGAGACACGACCAGCACCACGTCCACTACTGTCACGTCCCGCCGCCGCGGTTCTACGCGCGCCCGACGGACGGCGTCCTGGACTGGGCGAGCACGACGCTCGTCTCCGTCCTCGACCGGCACTTCGCGGACTACTGCACGGGGATGCTCGCGAACAGCGCGTTCACGCGCGAACGCGTCCACCGGCACTATCTCCGGGATCGCTCTGGCGTCCCGGTCGTGAACCCGCCCATCGACGTGGACCGGTTCCGGTACGCGCCCGCGGACGACGAGGACCCGTACTTCGTGATGATCGGCCGGCTGTCGGAGATGAAGCGGGCCGCGGTCGTCGCGGACGCGTTCGCGAGCGCGGACGCCCGCCTCGTGCTCGTCGGCGACGGCCCCCTTCGAAAGCGCGTCGCGAACCGCCCGAACGTGACGGTCCACGAGCGCCTCTCCGACGACGACCTCGCGGACCTCGTCGCAGGGAGCGTCGGCGGCGTCGCGTTCGCCCGCGAGGAGCACTGCGGGATGACGCCAAAGGAGTTCCAGAGCGCCGGCAAGCCCGTCGTCGTCCCGGACGAACCGAACCTGCGGAATCACGTCACCGACGGCGTCGACGGCGTCGTCGTCCCCGCATCGACCGCGGGCGTTCGCGACGGCGTCGAACGCGTCCTCGCAACGGACTGGGACCGCGAACGCATCCAGGCGACGGCCGCCGACTGGTCCCACGACGCCTTCCGCGAGCACGCCCGCGACGCCGTGGCGCGCGTCGTCGCCGCTGACGACGCCTGA
- a CDS encoding ABC transporter substrate-binding protein: protein MSRDDSDQGASTRRNYLAGTSAVLAGGLLAGCLTDAEGGDATSEADGTSGQSTTDATARSDAESYTVSMEPVGTVEFDAPPERWIAYDGGYADMAVALGQADGLAGIGGIDRYYSGVYDELDGVGVDRDVLEAHPEVRTKEEFYGIDADVHLYDPQMLVNWFDWDAADVEEVRENVAPFLGNVIFRRSDDWHDYRYYTLYQAFERVATLFQERERFEAFADLHDEFVADVQSRLPAPSERPDVFLTFEGTDEPETFSPYRLRDDGTSKKQWQDLGVGDALDGTDIENLSTTNRGELDYENLLEIDPEVILVRGHERKTAAEFRDVVLAYMQDHPVGSELTAVQNGRVYRGGYLYQGPIHNLFLTERGAKQMYPDEFGDVTGDDRLFDRDRVASIVRGEF, encoded by the coding sequence ATGTCTCGGGACGACTCCGACCAGGGGGCATCGACGCGTCGCAACTACCTCGCCGGAACGAGCGCAGTTCTCGCCGGGGGACTGCTCGCCGGCTGTCTCACCGACGCCGAGGGCGGCGACGCCACGAGCGAGGCGGACGGGACGAGCGGCCAGTCGACGACGGACGCGACCGCGCGAAGCGATGCCGAGTCCTACACCGTCAGCATGGAACCGGTCGGGACCGTCGAGTTCGACGCCCCGCCAGAGCGATGGATCGCGTACGACGGCGGCTACGCCGACATGGCCGTCGCGCTCGGGCAGGCCGACGGCCTCGCCGGCATCGGCGGCATCGACCGCTACTACTCCGGCGTCTACGACGAACTCGACGGCGTCGGCGTCGACCGCGACGTGCTGGAGGCCCACCCCGAGGTCCGGACGAAGGAGGAGTTCTACGGGATCGACGCCGACGTCCACCTCTACGACCCGCAGATGCTCGTGAACTGGTTCGACTGGGACGCCGCGGACGTCGAGGAGGTCCGCGAGAACGTCGCGCCGTTCCTCGGGAACGTCATCTTCCGGCGCTCGGACGACTGGCACGACTACCGGTATTACACGCTCTACCAGGCCTTCGAGAGAGTCGCGACGCTATTCCAGGAGCGCGAGCGCTTCGAGGCGTTCGCGGACCTGCACGACGAGTTCGTCGCGGACGTCCAGTCCCGGCTGCCCGCGCCGAGCGAGCGCCCGGACGTCTTCCTCACCTTCGAGGGGACGGACGAACCCGAGACGTTCTCGCCGTACCGTCTCCGGGACGACGGTACCAGCAAGAAGCAGTGGCAGGACCTCGGCGTCGGCGACGCCCTCGACGGGACCGACATCGAGAACCTCAGCACCACGAACCGCGGCGAACTCGACTACGAGAACCTCCTCGAGATCGACCCGGAGGTCATCCTCGTCCGCGGGCACGAGCGCAAGACCGCCGCGGAGTTCCGCGACGTCGTGCTCGCGTACATGCAGGACCACCCCGTCGGGAGCGAACTCACCGCCGTCCAGAACGGTCGCGTCTACCGCGGCGGCTACCTCTACCAGGGCCCGATCCACAACCTCTTCCTGACGGAACGCGGCGCGAAACAGATGTACCCCGACGAGTTCGGCGACGTGACGGGCGACGACCGCCTGTTCGACCGCGATCGCGTCGCGAGCATCGTTCGCGGCGAGTTCTGA
- a CDS encoding ABC transporter ATP-binding protein, whose product MSKVDRSPTELVGEELAVGYPTTEEPVVECERVLLPAGEVTALVGPNGSGKSTLLKAMADQLAPERGGVLLDGDEIRSLETKTLARRLGLLSQHNKAPESLSVEDLAYHGRYPYRGFFESVTEADHEAVERAIGLAGVDHLRDSEMSNLSGGQKQLAWIAMVLAQDTDVLLLDEPTNHLDLHHQLRVMEVLRSLNEDAGVTIGIVLHDVGQAARFADNLIAMKDGELYDWGPPRDVVTEALLADVFEVDATVDSESPTGPHISPHAALDGD is encoded by the coding sequence ATGTCGAAGGTCGACCGGTCGCCGACAGAGCTCGTCGGCGAGGAGCTCGCCGTCGGGTATCCGACGACCGAGGAGCCGGTCGTCGAGTGCGAGCGCGTCCTGCTGCCGGCGGGCGAGGTGACGGCGCTCGTCGGCCCGAACGGGAGCGGGAAGAGCACGCTCCTGAAGGCGATGGCCGACCAGCTCGCGCCCGAACGCGGCGGGGTCCTGCTGGACGGCGACGAGATCCGGTCCCTGGAGACGAAGACGCTCGCGCGCCGCCTCGGACTGCTCTCGCAGCACAACAAGGCGCCGGAGAGCCTCTCCGTCGAGGACCTCGCGTACCACGGCCGCTATCCCTACCGGGGGTTCTTCGAGTCGGTGACCGAAGCCGACCACGAGGCCGTGGAGCGCGCGATCGGGCTCGCGGGCGTCGACCACCTACGCGATAGCGAGATGAGCAACCTGAGCGGCGGTCAGAAGCAGCTCGCGTGGATCGCGATGGTGCTCGCGCAGGACACGGACGTCCTCCTGCTGGACGAGCCGACCAATCATCTCGACCTCCACCACCAGTTGCGCGTGATGGAGGTGCTGCGGTCGTTGAACGAGGACGCGGGCGTCACGATCGGGATCGTCCTGCACGACGTCGGGCAGGCGGCGCGGTTCGCGGACAACCTCATCGCGATGAAGGACGGCGAACTGTACGACTGGGGGCCGCCGCGGGACGTCGTCACCGAGGCGCTGCTCGCGGACGTGTTCGAGGTCGACGCCACGGTCGACTCGGAGAGCCCGACGGGCCCGCACATCTCGCCGCACGCGGCGCTCGACGGGGACTGA
- a CDS encoding alkaline phosphatase family protein, with the protein MTVYVVGLDGADWSLLRPWADAGDLPAFKRVLDEGVDGDLESTLPPVTFPAWKCYSTGKTPGKLGVYEWYAYDRDAQELSANDASDFTSREYWEVLADHGVDAGVVNMPTTHPADAREMDGVDVIAGSPANERKTLTNPESLKRDLLDAVPEYRVKPDLVLDEATPDELVAEGKRLFDQRFSAAEFLADERDCDLVHATLFFTDTLQHRLWDHPEHLKEAYERVDECLGALLDRDDTEAVVLMSDHGFIEIDEIFLPNQWLAERGDLAFADDGTRTLLSTVGLTEERLKRVVDRLGVVSLAQRFVPKSVQGLFPSESGRVAIQDAAIDWTQTKAISLGRGPVYVNHAAFADADDPAAAAESYREQLAEDIAALETPDGQPVASAVHDPASVYTGDRERGPDLVVEYTTGVDAPESIGGAVFGEQTEWLATHRRTGIFAGVGDDVASGTADLDLYDLAPTLLHYLDVPVPEDVDGDVRRDVLAGDAANRDVEKGPPSAIGASDRGAGEEVEETLRELGYLE; encoded by the coding sequence ATGACCGTCTACGTCGTCGGACTCGACGGAGCCGACTGGTCGCTCCTCCGGCCGTGGGCCGACGCCGGGGACCTGCCAGCGTTCAAGCGCGTACTCGACGAGGGCGTCGATGGCGACCTCGAGAGCACGCTCCCGCCCGTGACGTTCCCCGCGTGGAAGTGCTACTCGACGGGGAAGACGCCGGGGAAGCTCGGCGTCTACGAGTGGTACGCGTACGACCGCGACGCCCAGGAGCTCTCGGCGAACGACGCGAGCGACTTCACGTCCCGCGAGTACTGGGAGGTGCTCGCCGACCACGGCGTCGACGCGGGCGTCGTCAACATGCCGACGACGCACCCGGCGGACGCTCGCGAGATGGACGGCGTCGACGTGATCGCGGGCAGTCCCGCGAACGAACGGAAGACGCTCACGAACCCCGAGAGCCTGAAGCGGGACCTCCTCGACGCGGTGCCGGAGTACCGCGTGAAGCCCGACCTCGTGCTCGACGAGGCGACGCCGGACGAACTCGTCGCCGAAGGGAAGCGGCTGTTCGACCAGCGCTTTTCCGCCGCCGAGTTCCTCGCGGACGAACGCGACTGCGACCTCGTCCACGCGACGCTGTTCTTCACGGACACCCTCCAGCATCGGCTCTGGGACCACCCCGAGCATCTGAAGGAGGCCTACGAGCGCGTCGACGAGTGCCTCGGCGCGCTGCTCGACCGCGACGACACCGAGGCGGTGGTTCTCATGAGCGACCACGGGTTCATCGAGATCGACGAGATCTTCCTCCCGAACCAGTGGCTCGCCGAGCGCGGCGACCTCGCGTTCGCGGACGACGGCACGCGCACGCTCCTGTCAACCGTCGGCCTCACCGAGGAGCGCCTGAAGCGCGTCGTCGACCGCCTCGGAGTCGTCAGTCTCGCCCAGCGCTTCGTCCCGAAGTCCGTGCAAGGGTTGTTCCCGAGCGAGAGCGGCCGGGTCGCCATCCAGGACGCCGCCATCGACTGGACGCAGACGAAAGCCATCTCGCTCGGTCGCGGCCCCGTCTACGTGAACCACGCCGCGTTCGCCGACGCAGACGACCCGGCGGCGGCCGCCGAGTCGTACCGCGAGCAGCTTGCCGAGGACATCGCGGCGCTGGAGACGCCGGACGGCCAGCCCGTCGCGAGCGCCGTCCACGACCCCGCGAGCGTCTACACCGGCGACCGCGAACGGGGCCCGGACCTCGTCGTCGAGTACACCACCGGCGTCGACGCACCCGAGTCCATCGGCGGCGCGGTGTTCGGAGAGCAGACCGAGTGGCTCGCGACGCACCGCCGGACCGGCATCTTCGCGGGGGTCGGCGACGACGTTGCTTCGGGCACCGCAGACCTCGACCTGTACGACCTCGCACCCACGCTCCTGCACTACCTCGACGTCCCCGTCCCCGAGGACGTCGACGGCGACGTCCGCCGGGACGTCCTCGCCGGCGACGCCGCCAACCGCGACGTCGAGAAGGGGCCGCCGTCCGCCATCGGCGCCTCCGATCGGGGCGCCGGCGAGGAGGTCGAGGAGACGCTCCGCGAACTCGGGTACCTCGAATGA
- a CDS encoding FAD-dependent oxidoreductase, with amino-acid sequence MTDDAARGTDDASGGSDDVTADATAHRDVVVVGGGPAGSAVAVFTARYGLDTTVFDRGNGALPRCAYLENYPGFPGGIDVDVFRDLLAAHLKDAGAALVPDHVVSVERPAEDGPFVVETQDDRRVAADAIVAAAWYDGSHLDGLDDDEMFEAHEHHGEVEERFDPEYADADGRTPIDGLYVASPAGSRSAQAIVAAGNGAHVARSLLADRRRDRGYTGGLVPEYDWVRRDAEFSGEWADRDRWREWYENETDDDADVSPERHEELREAYVDEAFETRVTDEEAERRAEAGLERFVEVVGHDRVLDAVDDDAIHEYVDDTASSEGSDAGATSDDSNDDPARVDDDATCEDDDRTEASD; translated from the coding sequence ATGACGGACGACGCTGCGCGAGGCACCGACGACGCTTCCGGCGGCAGCGACGACGTGACCGCGGACGCGACCGCGCATCGCGACGTGGTCGTCGTCGGCGGCGGTCCCGCCGGGTCGGCCGTCGCGGTGTTCACCGCGCGGTACGGGCTGGACACGACCGTCTTCGACCGCGGGAACGGCGCGCTCCCGCGGTGCGCGTACCTCGAGAACTACCCCGGGTTCCCCGGCGGCATCGACGTCGACGTCTTCCGGGACCTGCTCGCCGCGCACCTCAAGGACGCCGGTGCCGCGCTCGTCCCGGACCACGTCGTCTCGGTCGAGCGCCCCGCGGAGGACGGGCCGTTCGTCGTCGAGACCCAGGACGATCGGCGGGTCGCCGCCGACGCGATCGTCGCCGCCGCCTGGTACGACGGGTCGCACCTCGACGGCCTCGACGACGACGAGATGTTCGAGGCCCACGAGCACCACGGCGAGGTCGAGGAGCGCTTCGACCCCGAGTACGCCGACGCCGACGGCCGCACGCCGATCGACGGGCTCTACGTCGCGTCGCCCGCCGGTTCTCGGAGCGCGCAGGCGATCGTCGCGGCCGGGAACGGCGCGCACGTCGCGCGATCGCTGCTCGCCGACCGCCGGCGCGACCGCGGGTACACCGGCGGGCTGGTTCCGGAGTACGACTGGGTTCGACGCGACGCGGAGTTCTCCGGCGAGTGGGCGGACCGCGACCGCTGGCGCGAGTGGTACGAGAACGAGACCGACGACGACGCAGACGTCTCGCCCGAACGCCACGAGGAGCTCCGCGAGGCGTACGTCGACGAGGCGTTCGAGACGCGAGTGACCGACGAGGAAGCCGAGCGGCGCGCCGAAGCGGGCCTCGAACGCTTCGTCGAGGTCGTCGGCCACGACCGCGTGCTGGACGCCGTCGACGACGACGCGATCCACGAGTACGTCGACGATACCGCGAGTTCCGAGGGCAGCGACGCCGGCGCGACTTCCGATGACAGCAACGACGACCCGGCTCGCGTAGACGACGACGCGACCTGCGAAGACGACGACCGGACGGAGGCGAGCGACTGA